One window of the Vigna radiata var. radiata cultivar VC1973A chromosome 1, Vradiata_ver6, whole genome shotgun sequence genome contains the following:
- the LOC106765832 gene encoding uncharacterized protein OsI_027940, whose translation MSRHPSVKWAQRSDVLYLTVELPDAQDVKLKLEPEGKFHFSAIAGSEKIPYEVDIDLFDAIDVNNSKASVGSRNICYLVKKAENKWWDRLLKQGGKSPVFLKVDWDKWVDEDEEPENQPASDMDFGDIDFSKLNMGGGEGLDFDAAGDDDDDESDTEEEDAAEASTGKVPDTKDVLSADPKDAPDSKA comes from the exons ATGAG TCGCCATCCTTCTGTCAAATGGGCTCAGAGGTCTGATGTACTCTACTTAACAGTTGAGTTGCCTGATGCCCAGGATGTTAAGCTCAAACTGGAGCCAGAAGGAAAATTTCACTTTTCTGCAATTGCTGGTTCAGAGAAGATTCCTTATGAAGTTGACATTGATCTGTTTGACGCGATTGATGTAAAT AATAGCAAAGCTAGTGTGGGTTCAAGAAACATCTGCTACTTGGTAAAAAAGGCTGAGAACAAGTGGTGGGACCGATTGTTGAAGCAGGGAGGGAAATCTCCAGTATTCCTGAAAGTTGATTGGGATAAATGGGTAGATGAAGATGAGGAACCCGAAAATCAAC CTGCATCTGACATGGACTTCGGAGACATCGATTTTTCT AAGCTGAACATGGGAGGGGGTGAAGGCTTGGATTTTGATGCTGCAGGCGATGACGATG ATGATGAGAGTGACACAGAAGAGGAGGATGCTGCAGAAGCATCTACTGGTAAGGTACCAGACACAAAGGATGTTCTAAGTGCGGACCCAAAGGATGCACCTGATTCTAAAGCTTAA